One window of Trifolium pratense cultivar HEN17-A07 linkage group LG5, ARS_RC_1.1, whole genome shotgun sequence genomic DNA carries:
- the LOC123886491 gene encoding protein FAR1-RELATED SEQUENCE 5-like: MNSSSIPNCVDKWVNNIHEQNVQHGQENIVNIEPHLGMKFESEAAAYEFYNEYGKRNGFGIRREYFNKSKVDGVLTSRRFTCFKEGKRSVDKRRTGEHRAETRTECPARMVISLDRKIEKYNVVDFIAQHNHPLQPPEHVHMIRSHRHISEAQATQIVLGDESGLRPKDLHEYISRQAGGIETVGFTKKDLKNYLQTKRNQTLKHGEVGALMMYFKQESENPSFFYDFQMDDEEQIINIFWADAQMINDYGYFSDVITFDTTYKTNKDCRPLGVFVGLNNHKQTVIFGATLLYDETISSFRWLFETFLKAMSGEKPKTILTDQDAAMAKAISLVMPETFHGLCTWHIRQNAVRHVNHLYQRSSQFNLDFEACMDLHEEEVELLNAWNSLLLEHNVLEGSWLHTIFQFKEKWAWAYVRKTFTAGMRSTQLSESFNADLKKHLKSDLNLVQFFTHFKRAVDGKRNNESEAEYDSKHKLPKLKMKARMLIHAGDVYTPRIFQEFQEEYEQYQNCYIKDLQGGLYVVTNCDNAKERKVIGNLMEQKVSCDCRKFETHGILCCHALKVLDVMNIKSIPEHYILKRWTRDARLGSNWKGRHVELDIKANFMMRYNELCPQMIKLTNKSSETHETYTFMSKVCEESRKIIDDMLAKKHVDGEVHVSISIGNDQIDNVDTVGMARGIKARNCSRKGKKRYLSWVERSAKKTKRYSQSQKKKKTQSLSQQTTIQETQSSQVDNETQHQATVQATQSHQLNNRTQYQRPRDTVTPS; the protein is encoded by the exons ATGAATTCATCATCAATTCCAAATTGTGTTGATAAATGGGTGAATAATATCCATGAACAAAATGTGCAACATGGCCAAGAAAATATTGTCAACATTGAACCTCATTTGGGAATGAAATTTGAATCTGAAGCCGCTGCTTATGAATTTTACAATGAGTACGGTAAAAGAAATGGATTTGGTATTCGTCgagaatattttaataaaagcaaAGTAGATGGAGTTTTGACTTCAAGAAGATTCACATGCTTCAAAGAGGGTAAACGAAGTGTTGACAAAAGACGTACAGGAGAACATAGAGCAGAAACCAGAACGGAATGTCCAGCACGTATGGTTATTTCACTTGATCGGAAGATAGAGAAATACAATGTTGTTGACTTTATAGCTCAACATAACCATCCACTTCAACCACCCGAGCATGTTCATATGATTCGCTCTCATCGGCACATATCTGAGGCACAAGCAACACAAATTGTCTTGGGAGATGAATCTGGATTAAGACCAAAAGATTTGCATGAATATATATCCAGACAAGCTGGTGGAATAGAGACTGTTGGTTTTACAAAAAAAGACCTTAAGAATTACCTACAAACCAAAAGGAATCAAACATTAAAGCATGGTGAAGTGGGTGCATTGATGATGTATTTCAAACAAGAAAGTGAAAATCCCTCATTCTTTTATGACTTTCAAATGGATGATGAAGagcaaataataaatatattttgggCGGATGCACAAATGATAAATGATTATGGGTACTTCAGTGATGTCATCACTTTTGACACTACATACAAGACAAATAAGGATTGTCGACCGTTGGGAGTATTTGTTGGACTCAATAATCACAAGCAAACTGTCATTTTTGGGGCAACATTGTTATATGATGAAACAATATCTTCTTTTCGGTGGTTATTTGAAACTTTTCTCAAAGCAATGAGTGGAGAAAAGCCTAAAACTATTCTAACAGATCAAGATGCCGCAATGGCTAAGGCGATTTCTTTAGTTATGCCAGAAACATTTCATGGATTGTGCACTTGGCATATAAGACAGAACGCTGTAAGACATGTGAATCATTTATATCAAAGGAGTTCGCAATTTAATTTAGATTTTGAAGCATGCATGGATCTACATGAAGAGGAGGTTGAACTTTTGAATGCATGGAATTCTTTACTTCTTGAGCATAATGTTTTGGAAGGTTCGTGGTTGCATACAATTTTTCAATTCAAGGAAAAATGGGCATGGGCTTATGTTCGGAAAACATTCACTGCAGGTATGAGATCTACTCAATTAAGTGAGAGCTTTAATGCTGATTTAAAAAAGCATTTGAAGTCAGATTTAaatttggtacaattttttacACACTTTAAAAGGGCTGTCGATGGTAAACGTAACAATGAGTCAGAAGCCGAATATGACTCAAAACATAAGTTGCCCAAATTGAAAATGAAGGCTCGTATGCTCATTCATGCCGGAGATGTTTACACTCCAAGAATTTTCCAGGAATTCCAAGAGGAATATGAACAATATCAAAACTGCTACATAAAGGATTTGCAAGGAGGTTTGTATGTTGTAACAAATTGTGATAATGCAAAGGAGAGGAAGGTAATTGGAAATCTTATGGAACAAAAAGTCTCTTGTGATTGTCGTAAATTTGAGACACATGGTATCTTATGTTGTCATGCTTTAAAAGTTTTAGATGTCATGAATATTAAGTCAATTCCTGAACACTACATACTCAAGCGATGGACAAGAGATGCAAGATTGGGAAGTAATTGGAAAGGGAGGCATGTTGAATTAGACATAAAAGCTAATTTCATGATGCGATACAATGAGTTATGTCCTCAAATGATTAAATTGACCAACAAATCTTCAGAAACTCATGAAACTTACACATTTATGTCCAAAGTTTGTGAAGAGTCTAGGAAAATAATTGATGATATGTTAGCCAAAAAGCATGTGGATGGAGAGGTTCATGTATCCATATCAATTGGAAATGATCAAATTGATAATGTGGACACTGTTGGCATGGCAAGAGGCATAAAGGCACGAAATTGTTCACGGAAGGGTAAAAAACGATATTTATCTTGGGTTGAGAGATCAGCAAAAAAGACAAAGAGGTACTCACAatcacaaaaaaagaaaaagacacaaTCGTTATcg CAGCAAACTACAATCCAAGAGACGCAATCAAGCCAAGTTGACAATGAAACTCAACATCAAGCTACCGTCCAAGCAACGCAATCACACCAACTTAATAATAGAACTCAGTATCAACGTCCAAGAGACACAGTCACACCAAGTTAA
- the LOC123884636 gene encoding uncharacterized protein LOC123884636, with product MSKEIETLTEDERRALRGSKFAPLPTLPRTNKPKPRLAHPGGPVTTNKAAALAKFLERKLKDPNGLTSINPDLLELAVNNAKQTVYTSGTSMSGRNVRHVESFGDSDASEEEHNGLPVVKECKKRKQKKQKKKNKKRKEVEDTGYAVVKKKP from the exons ATGTCGAAAGAAATCGAAACTTTGACAGAAGATGAAAGACGAGCACTTCGTGGAAGCAAATTCGCTCCTCTCCCTACCCTTCCTCGTACCAACAAACCCAAACCTAG ATTGGCTCATCCTGGTGGACCTGTGACTACGAATAAAGCAGCGGCTTTAGCTAAGTTTTTGGAGAGGAAGTTGAAGGATCCTAATGGATTGACATCTATTAACCCTGATCTTCTTGAACTTGCTGTTAATAATGCTAAACAAACTGTTTATACAA GTGGCACTTCTATGTCTGGAAGAAATGTCCGGCATGTGGAGTCCTTTGGCGACTCAGATGCTAGTGAAGAGGAACATAATGGTCTCCCTGTGGTAAAGGAATGCAAGAAGAGAAAgcagaagaaacaaaagaagaaaaataaaaaacgaaag GAAGTTGAAGACACTGGATATGctgtggtgaaaaaaaaaccttga